The genomic DNA agttcgatTTTGAGATATAAGTGCTTCAACAAAAcatagggcgtttttagataGTTCTTTTGTTGCGATGGTAATgtttacgtcacattaatatgtgcatcttgttaaacaGTTATTGTAGTTTCATacggtaccataacattgccattaagtgaaacagtCTTTTAGAGTTAATATCTCTAATAACACAACCCCTCCAAATTActgaaaccggtttgagccaccttaaataggaaaattctagttaaaataaacagatcaCTTAGtgcttagttaacatagttttcaaatccaaagaaaacgaaaaattttttttttggtcatggTAGCACTTTAGTTAAAGAGAAAATGCTAAGACTTTCGTTTAAGGACGGGGTTAAGGGTGAGGTGGTTGGGTGGGTCTTAGGAAGTTGGACTATTAGTGGGAGGAAGCGCTCCTGAAGAGAAAGGAAAGCGACAGTGGCGATCAATTTAAGTGAATTGGTTAGAAGTAGCAAAACATTTTCTTATAACCTTACAGCTGGCAGATCATCAAAATCCTATCATGGGAGATTGCGAGGGAATACAAGGTCCGTGTCCATTTTCTCAGATAGGTTGCTCCAAGACAGAGGTAAGCTTGACATCCtatttttaaacacaataaCTGGATAAATTTTGGTAAAAGAAAAAGTGGTGTTGGTTATAAAATTTATGAGCAGAAAATTATTTCTGCGAAGCCCATAATGACATGACATCAACACCTGTTTACGAAATATTCAATTTGACTTACTCTCATTGATGAATACCTTGCAAAACTCAATACACGCTCAACTTGTTATATTTCCTTCTTAAGTTATAATCCACCTTGTCAGGGCAAAGTTTCACGTGTTCCGCGTCTGATTTCAAGTACGATGTAGGTCGATGTATTGCGTACAATTGCGCGCCCAATATAAACGAGTGTTTTGCTTTAAAGGTCCTCAGCCAAAAGgagaagaaagaacatttgATAAACGAGAACATTCATCACAACGTTCTCGTTCTCCAGTTTGCTCTTCGCGTGAGCGGAGAAATGGAATCTGTCCTGAGATCTGATCCGAGGAATGTGTCCAGGAGACAACAAATATTTGCGAACTACGACAATGTTATCCAAGATATCCTTAACCAGATTCAAGTACATTCAGAGGTAAGAAGAAATCTACAGGAAAAATTGCTTGAACACAGTGAGAGGATTACATCGTTGGAGAGAAAGATGGCGACAGCGAATATATCAGCTGGGTCCGGTGGAGCATCTGCTCAACGTGTTCCTGATGGTGAAGGTAGCTCAATCAGTGCTGATATCACAAGAAGAGTGATAAATCTAGAGAACAAAACTGCAGACCACGAAGTACTGATGGTGGAAAACAATCGCACCGCGATGGAAACAAGTCGAGAAGCTGCCAATCTTAGGAGACAGCTTGATACTGTGGAGGAGACTACACGGAGGACAGAGAGAAGGATGGAGTCCATTGAGCACACACTGGCTCTGAGGAACGTCACCCTTGCTGATCTAGAAGAGTACGTGCGACAGCAAGAGTTTTCAAGCTACGACGGCCAGTTGACGTGGAAGATTACTGAATTTGCGCGAAAACGAAACGAAGCCGTGAGTGGCCAACAAGTGTCTTTCTACAGCCCGTGCTTCTTCACCAGTCGCTATGGATACAAAATGTGCGCACGCATCTATTTGAATGGAGACGGCATGGGGCGAGGCTCACACATATCGGTGTTCTTTGTTGTCATGCGCGGACAATACGATGCGTTGCTACGCTGGCCATTCAGACAGAAGGTGACCTTCATGCTGTTGGATCAAGACAATGTGGAACACGTGATTGATGCCTTCAGACCTGATCCAAGCAGCTCATCCTTCCAGAGACCAAGAAGGGAAACAAACATCGCCAGCGGTTGCCCCATGTTCTGTTCCATCGCGGAACTGAATAATCATGCATATGTGCGTGACGACACCATGTTTTTGAAAGTCATCGTGGATACCTCGGATTTGTAAAAGTAGAGTGAAAGTGAaaatcaagtcaagcatcgaTCATACTGAATTGGTAAATCAAAAAATTAGctatcaaaaaataaattttcacctATTTCGAGCTTGAAAATAATGCTGTTGGAATTAATGTTGCATTTCGGTTTTACTGAGACTCCGTGCGTTACTCTTTGCAAAGAATGTTGGATCGTTGGATGTCCTATGGCTTGGGCCATGAACAATGATGTGAGGTAAGCTGGAACAAACGAGTCATTGTCGTCCTTTTCCGAGGAAATTAGAAACTCCACAAGTTGGATATGCCATTTGAAAGGCACCAGTTGATCCTCAGTTATTAAAAATACACTGAGTGTTCTTTAGACTGGGCAACAACCGAGTACCCAAGTCGTCCGATGTTGATCCCACTTAGCTATCTGATCGGCTGGTAAATTTATATTGCCAGTCAGTAATTATAAGTCAATCGTGAGAGCAGTTTAAAGGTCCAAAATCATATGATGTTTACGGTGGCAGATAAATGTACTGATCTCACAATCAGAGGGCGTTTCCCTCCTGGAAAGCCGGCTGCATTATTAAAAGTAAAGCAAAACTAAGGCAGAACGATAGGAACTTTAAGCTAGGACAACggcgtcaacgaaaacgtcactccaaaatataacttagcgctatcgcaagtattgttttgttcatcatgtacaatacaggcgaaaTATCTTGTGACTGCATGTGTACGAACGGTCTtaagtaaaaattgaaaatgaatgATTTattgttgtatgctcacgttgtcttcaaaacataagatttggtgattttacgttgttgtatTATGAGTATGGCAACGAAATGCACGAAAATTCGTGCTGCGCAcatgcagcacgagtattttccCTTTGTTCATCAGTCCTATTGTttctttgtggcgttgtcgttgccatacccgtcgtctttgcttaaagtCTCTCATATCTATTGCTTGAGGTTGcagtaaaaaaaagaagataaatacaacaaaaggaacatatgaaaaaagaaaataagataataataacaaaaagaaatgtatatactGATATAAGAATATCAAAATGATAAGAAAAGGAAGAAGGATTATAAGGAATAGTGTTTAGAGGAAACGCCCACGAGGAGTAGATGAAATGCTTCTACAGTTTTTGAGCAAAAGAGAGGCGCTCATAGGCCACAGAGGTCTGAGGAGGAGTTAAGCCTTTTTTCGTTTGCCCACATGTCAGGGGATTGATGTCTACATCAAAATGAAGATATCTATGATCACGGCATGGCTCTGAAGCAAATCTGGACAACAAAATCTTCACTTAACTCAACGGCCAACCAATGTATTGATTAGGTTATTTAGCTGAGTAGAAGTGCTGTAAATCAATCCAATTCAAATGACCGTAAAGCAGGTGAAATGGAGTCTTGGGGCTTGACGACAGGGGAAAATGTGGagcatcaaaagaaaaaaaaaaccctggtGCCGAGAGAACCAATGGCaaaaaaattcaacccacatatcgTATAAGTGTGGGAGACGATCTTTGGTCTCATTGATGGAAAAAGAGTGCTCTCATTACGCCGCTAACTCTACAACGTTTATGTAAATATGTCTTGCTAACCGAGCTAGAAGTTCCTACTGTAAGTACCGCAACTTACATACGGATTAAAAAGATATTGAGGTAATCAGGCGCGCGGGAAACAAAATTAGTTGTAGTCAAGCGGAACGTTCAGCTGCCACAATTGATTGGCATCCgtaaaatatgaaaaatgaTCAAATCGTATtggctttttaaaaatgttgtttgctagattcaaacagttttacaagtttatt from Montipora capricornis isolate CH-2021 chromosome 2, ASM3666992v2, whole genome shotgun sequence includes the following:
- the LOC138031759 gene encoding TNF receptor-associated factor 2-like isoform X2, whose amino-acid sequence is MVMVCRVDKQQLRGNEVFADKFMRREVEAIVVFCTFTDDGCTWKGEVRHLEGHTSGCKYLKVPCVHPECDWTGEKALLPEHLEIECDFRLVSCEFCHSPVVSRKMKDHQDNECPVFPVDCDKCNKARIPRGKLADHQNPIMGDCEGIQGPCPFSQIGCSKTEVLSQKEKKEHLINENIHHNVLVLQFALRVSGEMESVLRSDPRNVSRRQQIFANYDNVIQDILNQIQVHSEVRRNLQEKLLEHSERITSLERKMATANISAGSGGASAQRVPDGEGSSISADITRRVINLENKTADHEVLMVENNRTAMETSREAANLRRQLDTVEETTRRTERRMESIEHTLALRNVTLADLEEYVRQQEFSSYDGQLTWKITEFARKRNEAVSGQQVSFYSPCFFTSRYGYKMCARIYLNGDGMGRGSHISVFFVVMRGQYDALLRWPFRQKVTFMLLDQDNVEHVIDAFRPDPSSSSFQRPRRETNIASGCPMFCSIAELNNHAYVRDDTMFLKVIVDTSDL
- the LOC138031759 gene encoding TNF receptor-associated factor 2-like isoform X1 encodes the protein MPGYQLANHDKSKIDAKYFCSYCQLLLRDAMQTSCGHFYCSSCLGNLMDQVLMVMVCRVDKQQLRGNEVFADKFMRREVEAIVVFCTFTDDGCTWKGEVRHLEGHTSGCKYLKVPCVHPECDWTGEKALLPEHLEIECDFRLVSCEFCHSPVVSRKMKDHQDNECPVFPVDCDKCNKARIPRGKLADHQNPIMGDCEGIQGPCPFSQIGCSKTEVLSQKEKKEHLINENIHHNVLVLQFALRVSGEMESVLRSDPRNVSRRQQIFANYDNVIQDILNQIQVHSEVRRNLQEKLLEHSERITSLERKMATANISAGSGGASAQRVPDGEGSSISADITRRVINLENKTADHEVLMVENNRTAMETSREAANLRRQLDTVEETTRRTERRMESIEHTLALRNVTLADLEEYVRQQEFSSYDGQLTWKITEFARKRNEAVSGQQVSFYSPCFFTSRYGYKMCARIYLNGDGMGRGSHISVFFVVMRGQYDALLRWPFRQKVTFMLLDQDNVEHVIDAFRPDPSSSSFQRPRRETNIASGCPMFCSIAELNNHAYVRDDTMFLKVIVDTSDL